The following proteins come from a genomic window of Edaphobacter sp. 4G125:
- a CDS encoding GNAT family N-acetyltransferase: MRRPVEQRFYTDPMASFSLRIATAEDVASIRELIDASVRGLQAGDYSPAQIDASLRTVFTLDSQLIKDGTYLVAFSENGEMAGCGGWSKRKTLYGGDHQVERIESELLDPAVDAAKVRAIFIHPRFARMGLGSKILAAAEEAARQAGFHRFEMGSTLTGVALYTLKGYREVDRVVVPVGTNESIEVVRMVKDTSL; encoded by the coding sequence ATGCGCAGACCCGTTGAACAGCGCTTTTATACTGACCCAATGGCTAGTTTTTCCTTGCGTATAGCAACAGCAGAAGATGTTGCTAGTATTCGTGAATTGATCGATGCTTCTGTACGAGGTCTTCAGGCTGGTGACTATTCACCAGCCCAGATCGACGCATCGCTGCGGACCGTCTTTACTCTCGATAGCCAACTGATTAAAGACGGAACTTACCTGGTCGCGTTTTCCGAGAATGGCGAGATGGCGGGCTGTGGTGGATGGTCGAAGCGTAAGACCCTGTATGGCGGAGACCACCAGGTGGAAAGAATTGAATCCGAACTGCTGGATCCAGCAGTCGATGCAGCAAAGGTGCGAGCAATCTTTATCCATCCGCGATTTGCGCGTATGGGGCTTGGCAGTAAGATTCTGGCCGCAGCAGAAGAGGCAGCGAGGCAAGCTGGATTTCACCGCTTCGAAATGGGAAGCACTCTGACCGGTGTTGCCTTATACACGCTGAAAGGTTATCGCGAAGTCGATCGGGTAGTGGTTCCGGTAGGGACCAATGAGTCGATTGAGGTTGTGCGCATGGTGAAGGACACATCGTTGTAG
- a CDS encoding alpha-L-fucosidase, whose protein sequence is MTKPNLKSIVLIAAALLTPLAPAQSFPDVKPSPAQLAWQDLEIGVIIHFSTNTFLNREWGDGTASPSVFNPSHVDTDQWMQAAKAGGARYAVLVAKHHDGFALFPSAHTDYSVKASPWMNGKGDLVRLASASAHRAGLGFGVYLSPWDRHDSRYPDPAAYDKYYLAQLTELASHYGPLTEFWLDGAGSAGRTYDFDKIVQELRTYQPNTLVFADTALYKNADIRWVGSEDGTVPYENWNVIDRTGYLRWRPVEADTPLRKLHWFWHPNDEASLKTVDELVHVYNKTVGHGAQLMLGIAPDDTGRLPESDATRLREFGEAIQRLYGPEHNLTRQATHVLNDPANAAIDNDPSTFWSAPERHATLEVRFDKPVTFDRTLTMEWLNEGQRVEEYSIEVFQNGAWKQIVHAQAIGHKKIDIFPPVTAQRVRLNLLSTIGSAGIREFQLFNGSNAQTR, encoded by the coding sequence ATGACCAAGCCAAACCTGAAGAGCATCGTCTTGATCGCCGCAGCCCTTCTAACGCCACTCGCTCCGGCCCAAAGTTTTCCTGATGTCAAACCAAGCCCAGCTCAACTTGCTTGGCAGGACCTCGAAATTGGGGTCATCATCCACTTCTCTACCAACACCTTCCTCAATCGCGAGTGGGGCGATGGAACCGCCTCCCCTTCCGTCTTCAATCCCAGCCACGTCGATACCGACCAGTGGATGCAGGCCGCCAAAGCCGGAGGAGCAAGGTATGCGGTCCTCGTCGCCAAACATCACGACGGCTTCGCGCTCTTCCCTAGCGCTCACACCGACTACTCCGTCAAAGCCAGCCCGTGGATGAACGGTAAAGGCGACCTCGTCCGTCTCGCCTCCGCCTCCGCCCATCGCGCTGGGCTTGGCTTCGGTGTCTATCTCTCCCCCTGGGACCGGCACGATTCTCGATACCCTGACCCAGCCGCTTACGATAAGTACTACCTCGCGCAACTCACCGAGTTGGCCAGCCATTACGGTCCACTCACCGAGTTCTGGCTCGACGGCGCAGGCTCTGCCGGGCGCACATACGACTTCGACAAAATTGTTCAAGAGCTGCGCACCTATCAGCCCAACACCCTCGTCTTCGCAGACACCGCACTCTATAAAAATGCTGACATCCGTTGGGTCGGGTCGGAAGATGGCACCGTCCCATACGAAAACTGGAACGTCATCGACCGCACCGGCTACCTGCGCTGGCGGCCTGTCGAAGCCGATACTCCGCTGCGCAAGCTGCACTGGTTCTGGCATCCCAATGATGAGGCTTCGCTCAAAACCGTTGATGAACTCGTCCACGTCTATAACAAGACCGTCGGACACGGAGCACAGCTCATGCTTGGTATCGCACCAGATGATACCGGCCGCCTACCAGAATCCGACGCCACCCGTCTTCGCGAGTTTGGCGAAGCCATCCAGCGCCTCTATGGGCCTGAGCATAACCTCACCCGCCAGGCAACACATGTCCTCAACGATCCTGCAAATGCAGCGATCGATAATGATCCCTCCACCTTCTGGTCAGCTCCCGAACGCCACGCCACTCTCGAAGTCCGCTTTGACAAGCCTGTAACCTTCGACCGCACCCTCACCATGGAATGGCTCAACGAGGGCCAGCGCGTCGAGGAGTACAGCATCGAAGTCTTCCAGAACGGAGCCTGGAAACAGATCGTCCATGCCCAGGCCATCGGACATAAAAAGATCGATATCTTCCCGCCTGTTACAGCACAGCGTGTTCGTCTGAATCTTCTCTCGACCATCGGTTCTGCCGGAATCCGTGAGTTCCAGCTGTTCAACGGATCGAATGCGCAGACCCGTTGA